A part of Procambarus clarkii isolate CNS0578487 chromosome 21, FALCON_Pclarkii_2.0, whole genome shotgun sequence genomic DNA contains:
- the LOC138366981 gene encoding uncharacterized protein: protein MAHKKSLETLDRSLQDLHGNIRPFGNALILPAGDFRLTLLVIPRWTPVDEMNACLKYSTFWCHVKTLKLTTNMRVQLQNDPSAQIFSRQLLEIGNGNLPVDLTSGRISLPHNVYNLVTSKEELIEQLFPNIQTNYTNHDWLRERAILAAKNKDVYDLNNIIQSNIQSEAVTCKSVDTVVEADEAVNYATEFFNSLDHPGIPPYVLHLKIGVPIIML, encoded by the coding sequence atggcccacaaaaaatcgctcgagacgcttgatcgatcattgcaagatttgcatggaaacatcagaccatttgggaatgcattaatattgccTGCAGGAGATTTCAGACTAACATTACTTGTAATTCCTCGATGGACACCGGTAGACGAAATGAATgcctgcctgaaatactctactttttgGTGCCatgtaaagacgttaaaattaactacaaatatgcgtgtccagctgcaaaacgacCCATCAGCTCAGATATTCTCACGTCAgttgctggaaattgggaacggaaacctgccggttgatctgacttcaggacgaatttcattgcctcataacgtcTACAATTTAGTGACATCAAAAGAAGAATTAATTGAACaattatttcccaatattcaaaccaattatacgaATCATGATTGGCTGagagaacgagctattcttgcagCAAAAAACAAAGACGTTTACGACCTTaataatattattcagtctaacattcaaagcgaagCAGTCACATGCAAGTCtgtcgacactgttgtggaagcagatgaagcggttaattatgcaacagaattttttaattcactcgatcaccCAGGGATACCACCGTACGTACTGCatttgaaaatcggcgtgccaattatcatgttgtga